The Magnetospirillum sp. genome includes a region encoding these proteins:
- a CDS encoding dienelactone hydrolase family protein, producing the protein MPNLTVTAASPSPAFGATFDAYVALPPGGRGPGLVLIQEIFGVNQVMRDLADGYAAQGYVVACPDIFWRQQPGIQITDQTDAEWAQAFSLFKGFNFALGLSDLKQTLANLRGHAACTGKVGTVGYCLGGNLAYQMACQSDADASVSYYGVGLDGLLDQAATLAHPLLMHIAEKDAFVPPAAQAKIKATLAPHKYAQLHVYEGEDHAFARVGGKHYSQKAATAANATTAAFFKAYLG; encoded by the coding sequence ATGCCGAACCTGACTGTAACGGCTGCCAGCCCGAGCCCGGCGTTCGGCGCCACTTTCGACGCCTATGTCGCCTTGCCGCCAGGCGGGCGCGGCCCCGGTCTGGTGTTGATCCAGGAAATCTTCGGCGTGAACCAAGTCATGCGCGACTTGGCCGACGGCTATGCCGCGCAAGGCTATGTCGTGGCCTGCCCCGACATTTTCTGGCGCCAGCAGCCGGGCATCCAGATTACCGACCAGACCGATGCCGAATGGGCGCAGGCCTTTTCGCTGTTCAAAGGTTTTAATTTCGCCCTCGGTCTGTCGGACCTCAAGCAAACATTGGCTAACTTGCGCGGCCACGCGGCATGCACGGGCAAGGTCGGCACGGTCGGCTATTGCCTAGGCGGCAACCTCGCCTACCAAATGGCCTGCCAGAGCGATGCCGACGCGTCGGTCAGCTATTACGGCGTGGGCTTGGACGGGCTGCTCGACCAAGCGGCGACTCTCGCGCATCCACTGTTGATGCATATCGCCGAAAAAGACGCCTTTGTGCCGCCCGCAGCCCAAGCCAAAATCAAAGCCACCTTGGCACCCCACAAATACGCGCAACTGCATGTCTACGAAGGCGAAGACCATGCGTTTGCGCGCGTCGGCGGCAAGCATTACAGCCAAAAAGCGGCGACGGCCGCCAACGCAACCACCGCTGCCTTTTTCAAAGCCTATCTCGGTTGA
- a CDS encoding quinone oxidoreductase produces MVKAIHAVKAGGPEVLTWTDINVGEPGPGQVRIKHTAIGVNYIDVYMRSGLYATPTPFAPGNEAAGIVEAVGADVTDFKVGDRVCYVIAGGGGYQEKRIAPADRVVKLPDGISDKQAAAMMLKGMTVQYLLRRTYKVQAGDTILFHAAAGGVGLIACQWAKHLGATTIGTVGSAEKAALAKAHGCHHTILYRETDFVPEVKKLTDNAGVPVVYDSVGKDTLLKSLDCLAPLGMLVTFGQSSGPADPLNLGVLGTKGSLFVTRPTLFTYIAKKAALTQTANDLFDVVAKGIVKIEVSAEYALKDAAQAHRDLEARKTTGSVVLVP; encoded by the coding sequence ATGGTCAAAGCAATCCACGCCGTCAAAGCCGGCGGCCCCGAAGTTCTCACCTGGACCGATATCAACGTCGGCGAGCCCGGCCCTGGCCAAGTGCGCATCAAGCATACGGCGATCGGCGTCAACTATATCGACGTCTATATGCGCTCGGGCCTCTACGCCACGCCGACCCCCTTCGCCCCCGGCAATGAAGCCGCCGGCATTGTCGAAGCGGTCGGTGCGGACGTAACGGATTTCAAAGTCGGCGACCGCGTTTGCTACGTGATTGCGGGCGGCGGTGGCTATCAGGAAAAGCGCATCGCCCCCGCCGACCGCGTCGTCAAACTGCCGGACGGCATTTCCGATAAGCAGGCCGCCGCGATGATGCTGAAGGGCATGACCGTGCAGTACCTGCTGCGCCGGACCTACAAGGTGCAGGCGGGCGATACGATCCTATTCCATGCCGCAGCGGGCGGCGTGGGTCTCATCGCATGCCAATGGGCCAAGCATCTGGGTGCCACGACGATCGGCACAGTCGGTTCAGCCGAGAAAGCCGCCCTTGCCAAAGCGCATGGCTGCCACCACACGATCCTCTATCGCGAAACCGATTTCGTGCCTGAGGTCAAAAAGCTGACCGACAATGCGGGCGTGCCCGTGGTCTACGATTCGGTCGGCAAGGACACGCTGCTGAAATCGCTCGACTGCCTGGCCCCGCTCGGAATGCTCGTCACGTTCGGCCAATCGTCAGGTCCCGCCGACCCACTCAATCTCGGCGTCCTCGGCACCAAAGGCTCGCTGTTCGTCACGCGCCCGACGCTGTTCACCTACATCGCCAAAAAAGCCGCCCTCACGCAAACGGCCAACGATCTGTTCGACGTCGTCGCTAAGGGCATCGTCAAGATCGAGGTTTCGGCCGAATACGCGCTCAAAGATGCGGCCCAAGCACATCGCGATCTCGAAGCGCGCAAGACCACAGGCTCCGTCGTCCTGGTGCCATGA
- a CDS encoding cupin domain-containing protein, translating into MTAIDPKTIAPRVGTNYPEPYRSKLGGREKRAVGDAVGLKNFGVNLVRLPPGAMSAMRHWHSRQDEFVYVLEGTATLLSDAGKTPIPAGSCAGFPAGHPDGHCIANESDRDVVYLEVGDRASGDVSTYPDSDMMGKFVHSWAMTRKDGSPL; encoded by the coding sequence ATGACAGCAATCGATCCCAAAACGATCGCGCCGCGCGTCGGCACCAACTATCCGGAACCCTATCGCAGTAAACTCGGCGGGCGCGAAAAACGCGCGGTGGGCGACGCGGTTGGCCTCAAGAATTTCGGGGTCAATCTCGTGCGCCTGCCGCCGGGTGCGATGTCGGCCATGCGCCATTGGCACTCGCGCCAGGACGAGTTCGTCTATGTGCTCGAGGGCACGGCGACGCTTCTGTCCGACGCCGGCAAAACGCCGATCCCGGCCGGCAGCTGTGCCGGATTCCCGGCGGGCCACCCCGACGGGCATTGCATTGCCAACGAGAGCGATCGCGACGTCGTCTATCTCGAAGTCGGCGATCGTGCCTCCGGCGATGTCTCGACCTACCCCGACTCAGACATGATGGGGAAGTTCGTGCACAGCTGGGCGATGACGCGCAAGGACGGCTCGCCGCTCTGA
- a CDS encoding PAS domain-containing sensor histidine kinase, whose product MAGGAEDFFRQVVEAAQIGVYETTADGRLLRANDHFAAFFGYPNANALLAQVGEAGASFYRHPHDRERLVARLQAEGNVSGYLCKGRRRDGSVFWFSQNAGRCIAASGAESYVGAVFDRTETLAAQGRAVEADAAYQSIFANAGVGIYRSSPDGRQLRANPALVEFNGYTSEAELLAAVKDIAVEWYVDPGRRAKFKELVERDGRVVDFVSHVYRHRTRERAWVRESAWVVRDAEGKALCYEGLLEDVTQQQNEQIKLAEARARAQTAEADYRSIFENVDFGVYRTHPDGIQLRVNAALARINGFSTAEEQIAAVVMAGRSGRDWYVDPARLEEFRRLRARDGHVRGFESEIVRRATGERAWISEAGWEVRSHDGKLIAYEGTVADITERKAAEAQLRQAKIDAEAASAAKSAFLATMSHELRTPLNAIIGFAEIIADRIFGPNDQRYFGYAQDIRASGMHLLALINDILDLSKIAAGRLELAYARVEIAPLLALVAKLFSAAAAKAGVELSVDSTDAALALEADPMRLQQVLMNLVSNAVKFTPNGGQVRLFAVGGDAGLRIGVADTGIGMTPEEAARATEPFVQIDAQLTRRHGGTGLGLAICKELVGLHGGTLTIESAKGQGTRVTAELPLAPRA is encoded by the coding sequence ATGGCAGGCGGGGCGGAAGATTTTTTCAGGCAAGTCGTCGAAGCAGCGCAGATCGGCGTCTACGAAACGACGGCCGACGGCCGCCTGCTGCGCGCGAACGATCATTTTGCCGCATTCTTCGGCTATCCGAACGCCAATGCGCTGCTCGCACAGGTCGGCGAAGCTGGTGCCAGCTTTTATCGCCATCCGCACGATCGTGAACGGCTTGTGGCGCGGCTGCAAGCTGAGGGGAATGTCTCGGGCTATCTGTGCAAGGGCAGGCGTCGCGACGGCAGCGTTTTCTGGTTCAGCCAGAACGCCGGGCGGTGCATCGCGGCGTCGGGCGCCGAAAGTTACGTCGGCGCCGTTTTCGACAGGACGGAAACGTTGGCAGCGCAAGGCAGAGCCGTCGAAGCCGATGCCGCTTACCAGTCGATTTTTGCCAATGCCGGTGTGGGTATCTATCGCTCGTCGCCCGACGGCCGCCAGCTGCGCGCTAATCCAGCTTTAGTCGAATTCAACGGCTACACGAGCGAGGCCGAACTGTTAGCGGCGGTTAAGGATATCGCCGTCGAATGGTATGTCGATCCTGGACGGCGCGCGAAATTCAAGGAGCTCGTCGAGCGTGACGGGCGCGTTGTGGATTTCGTCTCGCACGTCTATCGCCACCGCACGCGCGAACGCGCGTGGGTGCGGGAGAGCGCTTGGGTGGTGCGCGATGCTGAGGGCAAAGCGCTGTGCTACGAGGGCTTGCTCGAAGACGTAACCCAGCAGCAGAACGAACAGATCAAGCTTGCCGAAGCCCGGGCGCGCGCACAGACCGCTGAGGCCGACTATCGCTCCATCTTCGAAAACGTCGATTTCGGCGTCTATCGCACCCATCCCGACGGGATCCAGCTGCGGGTCAACGCGGCTCTCGCGCGCATCAATGGCTTTTCGACGGCGGAAGAGCAGATTGCAGCCGTGGTGATGGCTGGCAGATCCGGGCGCGATTGGTATGTTGATCCAGCACGCCTCGAAGAGTTTCGCCGTTTGCGCGCGCGCGACGGCCATGTGCGCGGTTTCGAATCGGAGATCGTGCGGCGTGCGACCGGCGAACGCGCGTGGATCAGCGAGGCAGGCTGGGAGGTGCGCAGCCATGACGGCAAGCTCATCGCCTACGAGGGCACGGTTGCCGACATTACCGAGCGCAAAGCGGCCGAAGCGCAGCTGCGCCAAGCGAAAATCGACGCCGAGGCGGCATCGGCCGCCAAGAGCGCTTTTTTGGCTACGATGAGCCACGAATTGCGCACGCCGCTCAATGCCATTATCGGCTTTGCTGAGATTATTGCCGATCGGATTTTCGGGCCAAACGACCAACGCTATTTCGGCTATGCACAGGACATCCGTGCGAGCGGCATGCATCTGTTGGCACTCATCAACGACATCCTCGATCTGTCGAAAATCGCGGCCGGCCGTTTGGAGCTTGCCTATGCGCGCGTCGAGATCGCCCCGCTGTTGGCCCTTGTCGCAAAGCTGTTTTCCGCCGCCGCCGCCAAGGCGGGTGTCGAACTTTCGGTCGACAGCACGGACGCGGCGCTGGCACTCGAAGCAGATCCGATGCGTCTGCAGCAGGTGCTGATGAATCTCGTGTCGAACGCCGTCAAATTCACGCCCAATGGCGGGCAGGTGCGACTGTTCGCGGTCGGCGGCGATGCCGGTCTGCGCATCGGCGTGGCCGACACGGGCATCGGCATGACGCCGGAGGAGGCTGCGCGCGCGACCGAGCCTTTTGTGCAGATCGATGCCCAGCTTACGCGTCGGCATGGCGGCACGGGGCTCGGCCTTGCGATCTGCAAGGAGCTTGTCGGCCTGCATGGCGGCACGCTCACGATCGAGAGCGCAAAGGGCCAGGGGACGCGCGTGACGGCCGAACTGCCGCTGGCGCCGCGCGCGTAA
- the rho gene encoding transcription termination factor Rho, with translation MNLQELKRKTPAELLAFAEELQIESASALRKQDMMFAILKRMADNDVAIYGDGVLETLSDGFGFLRSPESNYLPGPDDIYMTPQLIRRYGLRTGDTVEGQIRAPKDGERYFALTVVRTINFDEPEIARHRINFDNLTPFYPTSRLNLEFGDEPVEAPPPPKPKPARRPQGDEEAVALKGTLSARRTEVVKRDNAPSQRRDITGRIIDLVCPLGKGQRALVIAPPRVGKTVMLQNIAHSIAQNHPEVYLIVLLIDERPEEVTDMIRSVKGEVVSSTFDEPAVRHVQVAEMVIEKAKRLVEHKRDVVILLDSITRLARAYNTVVPSSGKVLTGGVDANALQRPKRFFGAARNIEEGGSLTIIATGLIDTGSRMDEVIFEEFKGTGNSEIILDRKLADKRTFPAIDITKSGTRKEELLVDKAVLSKMWVLRRILMPMGTTDAMEFLIDKLKHSKNNKDFFEAMNT, from the coding sequence ATGAATCTCCAAGAATTGAAGCGGAAAACGCCGGCCGAGTTGCTGGCATTTGCCGAAGAGTTGCAAATCGAATCCGCCTCGGCCCTGCGCAAACAGGACATGATGTTTGCGATTCTGAAGCGCATGGCCGACAACGACGTCGCGATTTATGGCGACGGCGTGCTCGAGACCCTGTCCGACGGGTTCGGCTTTCTGCGCAGCCCCGAGAGCAACTATTTGCCCGGGCCCGACGACATCTACATGACGCCGCAGCTTATCCGCCGCTACGGCCTGCGCACCGGCGACACGGTCGAAGGCCAGATCCGCGCTCCGAAAGACGGCGAGCGCTATTTTGCGCTCACCGTGGTGCGCACGATCAATTTCGATGAGCCCGAAATCGCGCGCCACCGCATCAATTTCGACAATTTGACGCCCTTCTATCCGACCTCGCGCCTCAATTTGGAATTCGGCGACGAGCCGGTCGAAGCACCGCCGCCGCCCAAGCCCAAACCCGCGCGCCGGCCGCAAGGCGACGAGGAGGCCGTGGCTCTCAAGGGCACGTTGTCCGCTCGCCGCACCGAAGTGGTCAAGCGCGACAACGCGCCGAGCCAGCGCCGCGACATCACGGGGCGCATCATCGATCTCGTCTGCCCGCTCGGCAAAGGCCAGCGCGCGCTTGTGATCGCGCCGCCGCGCGTGGGCAAGACCGTGATGCTGCAGAACATCGCGCACTCGATCGCCCAGAACCATCCGGAAGTGTATCTGATCGTTCTGCTGATCGACGAACGGCCCGAAGAAGTGACCGACATGATCCGCTCGGTCAAAGGCGAGGTCGTTAGTTCGACCTTCGACGAGCCGGCGGTGCGACACGTGCAGGTCGCCGAAATGGTGATCGAAAAGGCCAAGCGGCTGGTCGAACACAAGCGCGACGTCGTGATCCTGCTCGATTCGATCACGCGTCTAGCACGCGCCTACAACACCGTCGTGCCGTCGTCCGGCAAGGTGTTGACGGGCGGTGTGGACGCCAACGCGCTGCAACGCCCGAAGCGCTTCTTCGGTGCGGCGCGCAACATCGAAGAGGGCGGCAGCCTCACCATTATCGCGACCGGTCTCATCGATACCGGCAGCCGCATGGACGAAGTGATTTTCGAAGAGTTCAAGGGTACGGGCAATTCGGAAATCATCCTCGATCGCAAGCTTGCCGACAAGCGCACCTTCCCGGCCATCGACATCACCAAGTCGGGTACCCGTAAGGAAGAGCTGCTCGTCGACAAAGCGGTCTTGTCGAAAATGTGGGTCTTGCGCCGCATCCTGATGCCGATGGGCACCACGGACGCGATGGAGTTCCTGATCGACAAGCTCAAGCATTCGAAGAACAACAAAGATTTCTTCGAGGCGATGAACACGTAA
- the hemJ gene encoding protoporphyrinogen oxidase HemJ, with protein sequence MIDFVNDFYLWIKWLHVVAIIAWMAGLLYLPRLFVYHTQVAAGSPTSELFKTMERRLMKAIMTPAMVVAWLFGGLMLTAQDWTGGWLHAKLAAVVAITIHHFLQEKWRRAFAVDRNLHPTRFFRIQNEVPTLLMLAIVLLVIVKPF encoded by the coding sequence ATGATCGATTTCGTCAACGATTTCTATCTGTGGATCAAGTGGCTGCATGTCGTGGCCATCATCGCCTGGATGGCGGGTCTGCTCTATCTACCGCGTCTGTTCGTCTACCATACCCAAGTCGCGGCAGGGTCGCCGACCTCGGAACTGTTCAAGACGATGGAGCGGCGCCTCATGAAAGCGATCATGACGCCCGCCATGGTGGTTGCTTGGCTATTCGGCGGGCTCATGCTTACGGCACAGGATTGGACAGGCGGCTGGCTGCACGCAAAGCTTGCAGCCGTCGTTGCGATAACCATTCACCATTTTTTGCAGGAGAAGTGGCGGCGCGCATTTGCCGTCGATCGCAACCTGCACCCGACGCGGTTTTTCCGCATCCAAAACGAAGTGCCCACACTGCTGATGCTGGCGATTGTGCTGCTGGTGATCGTCAAGCCGTTCTAG
- the hemH gene encoding ferrochelatase produces MERTAIVLFNLGGPDNQAAVQPFLYNLFSDPAIISLPNPLRWLVAKLVSKRRASKAQGIYAQMGGGSPILPNTNAQARALETALGDLGGNVRCFPAMRYWHPLTDKTAKDVAAYKPDSIVLLPLYPQFSTTTTGSSKKAWDAAAARIGLNVPTRFACCYPQQTGLIEALADLVAAKYREAAAHGKPRVLFSAHGLPKKVVTGGDPYQAQVEMTAARAAEKLGIADLDWTVCYQSRVGPLEWIGPYTEDEIERAGADKVPVVLAPIAFVSEHSETLVELDIEYRELAHEVGVPFYARVPTVSTHPAFIAGLAAIVRAAAARPAGSFADAGQARLCPANCRKCALEAA; encoded by the coding sequence ATGGAAAGAACGGCGATCGTATTGTTCAATTTGGGCGGCCCCGACAATCAAGCCGCCGTACAGCCGTTTTTGTACAATCTGTTTTCCGATCCTGCGATCATCTCGCTGCCCAATCCGTTGCGCTGGCTTGTGGCCAAGCTCGTCTCCAAACGTCGGGCAAGCAAAGCGCAAGGCATTTACGCGCAGATGGGCGGTGGCTCGCCCATACTGCCGAACACAAACGCGCAGGCGCGCGCACTTGAAACCGCCCTTGGCGACCTTGGCGGCAATGTCCGCTGCTTTCCGGCAATGCGCTACTGGCACCCGCTGACCGACAAGACGGCCAAAGACGTTGCGGCTTACAAGCCCGACAGCATCGTGCTGCTGCCGCTCTATCCGCAGTTTTCGACGACGACGACAGGTAGCTCCAAAAAAGCCTGGGATGCGGCGGCCGCGCGCATTGGGCTTAACGTGCCGACGCGCTTTGCGTGCTGCTATCCGCAACAGACTGGCCTCATTGAAGCGCTGGCGGATCTTGTTGCCGCCAAGTATCGCGAAGCGGCCGCGCACGGCAAACCCCGCGTGCTGTTTTCGGCGCACGGGCTGCCGAAGAAAGTCGTGACGGGGGGCGATCCCTATCAAGCGCAGGTCGAAATGACGGCGGCACGGGCTGCCGAAAAGCTCGGCATCGCGGATCTCGATTGGACCGTGTGCTACCAAAGCCGCGTAGGTCCGCTCGAATGGATCGGTCCTTATACGGAAGACGAAATCGAGCGGGCGGGTGCCGACAAAGTGCCGGTCGTGCTCGCTCCCATCGCGTTCGTTTCCGAGCATTCGGAAACGCTGGTGGAACTCGACATTGAATATCGCGAACTTGCGCACGAGGTCGGCGTGCCGTTCTACGCGCGCGTGCCCACGGTTTCGACGCACCCGGCGTTTATCGCGGGGCTTGCGGCGATCGTGCGCGCGGCGGCGGCCCGTCCGGCCGGCAGTTTTGCCGATGCGGGCCAAGCCCGGCTGTGCCCGGCCAATTGCCGAAAATGCGCGCTCGAGGCGGCATGA
- the hemE gene encoding uroporphyrinogen decarboxylase, translated as MPKDPTNQKPFLRALRGEILERPCFWLMRQAGRYLPEYRETRAKANGFVDLCLRPDLATEITLQPLRRYHMDAAILFSDILMVPYGLGQPLSFREGEGPVLEPVRDAAAIDKLVQNLDSFDAKVAPIYETVARVQAGLPATTALIGFAGAPWTVATYMVEGGTSKDFANVRLLAYRDEAAFAHLIDLLVTATIGYLNRQVEAGAEALQLFDTWAGVLPEGEYRKWVIAPATKIVAGVRAKHPNVPIVFFPKGSGLLYREAAAIPGVDALGLDTSVPLAFAQELQKLKTVQGNLDPIALCAGGPALTGAATRILDALGKGPFVFNLGHGVIPPTPPANVAELAALIGKWRAKAA; from the coding sequence ATGCCGAAAGACCCGACCAACCAAAAACCGTTCCTGCGCGCTTTGCGGGGCGAAATCCTCGAACGGCCGTGTTTTTGGCTGATGCGCCAAGCTGGGCGGTATTTGCCCGAATATCGGGAAACACGCGCCAAGGCCAATGGGTTCGTCGATTTGTGCCTGCGCCCGGATCTCGCAACCGAGATCACCTTGCAGCCGCTGCGCCGCTACCACATGGATGCCGCGATCCTTTTTTCAGATATTTTGATGGTTCCATATGGGCTCGGCCAGCCTTTGAGTTTCCGTGAGGGCGAGGGTCCAGTTCTTGAGCCGGTGCGCGATGCGGCTGCCATCGATAAACTTGTGCAAAATCTTGACAGTTTCGATGCCAAAGTTGCCCCGATTTACGAAACCGTGGCGCGCGTGCAGGCGGGTTTGCCGGCGACGACGGCGCTGATCGGTTTTGCAGGTGCACCATGGACGGTTGCAACGTACATGGTCGAGGGCGGGACGAGCAAAGATTTCGCCAATGTGCGCCTGCTCGCCTATCGCGACGAAGCCGCGTTTGCGCACCTCATCGATCTGTTGGTAACCGCGACCATTGGCTATCTCAACCGTCAGGTTGAGGCCGGTGCCGAGGCGCTGCAATTGTTCGATACTTGGGCCGGCGTTTTGCCCGAAGGCGAATACCGCAAATGGGTAATCGCACCGGCGACGAAGATTGTTGCCGGCGTGCGCGCCAAACATCCGAACGTGCCGATCGTATTTTTCCCGAAGGGCTCGGGTTTGCTCTATCGCGAGGCGGCTGCGATTCCGGGCGTGGATGCGCTCGGCCTCGACACGTCGGTGCCGCTTGCCTTCGCGCAGGAGCTGCAAAAGCTCAAAACCGTGCAAGGTAATCTCGACCCGATCGCACTTTGCGCCGGCGGCCCGGCCTTGACCGGTGCTGCAACACGCATCTTGGATGCGCTGGGCAAAGGCCCGTTTGTGTTCAATCTCGGCCACGGCGTCATTCCGCCCACACCGCCTGCCAATGTCGCCGAACTTGCCGCGTTGATCGGCAAGTGGCGCGCCAAAGCCGCTTAA
- a CDS encoding kinase/pyrophosphorylase, whose translation MQRFHLHLVSDATGETLNGVVRACLAQFENIEPIEHMWSMIRTERQLEKVLAGIEANPGIVFYTLIEERTRGMLEAGCRRLGTPCLPVLDPTMGALSNYLKLKTRNLPGRQHALDADYFRRIDAINWVMMHDDGQSAHGLGDAEVILVGVSRTSKTPTCIYLANRGYKAANVPFVPGVKLPDEIESLHAKENGPLFVGLTNDPNLLVQLRRNRLNMLNESRETDYTDLEKVRSEVVEARRFFTARGWPVIDVARRSIEETSAAIIAMVQERRDKAGLPT comes from the coding sequence ATGCAGCGTTTCCATCTTCACCTCGTTTCCGATGCGACCGGCGAGACGTTAAACGGGGTTGTGCGCGCATGTTTGGCGCAGTTCGAAAACATCGAACCCATCGAACATATGTGGTCGATGATTCGCACCGAACGCCAGCTCGAAAAAGTTCTCGCCGGCATCGAAGCCAATCCCGGTATCGTGTTCTACACGCTGATCGAAGAACGCACGCGCGGCATGCTCGAAGCCGGCTGCCGTCGCTTAGGCACGCCGTGCTTGCCCGTTCTCGATCCGACGATGGGTGCACTTTCCAATTATCTCAAACTCAAGACGCGCAATTTGCCGGGCCGCCAGCATGCGCTTGATGCCGATTATTTCCGCCGCATCGATGCGATTAACTGGGTCATGATGCACGACGACGGCCAGTCCGCGCACGGGCTTGGCGACGCCGAAGTGATTCTGGTCGGCGTCTCGCGCACGTCAAAAACGCCGACCTGCATCTATCTCGCCAATCGCGGCTACAAGGCGGCCAATGTGCCGTTTGTGCCCGGCGTCAAACTGCCCGACGAAATCGAGAGCTTGCACGCCAAGGAAAACGGTCCACTTTTCGTGGGTCTCACAAACGATCCGAATCTCCTCGTGCAGCTGCGCCGAAACCGTTTGAACATGCTCAACGAAAGCCGCGAGACGGACTATACGGATCTCGAAAAAGTGCGCAGCGAAGTCGTCGAAGCGCGTCGGTTTTTCACGGCCCGCGGTTGGCCGGTCATCGACGTTGCCCGCCGCTCGATCGAAGAAACGTCGGCTGCGATCATTGCCATGGTCCAGGAACGGCGCGACAAAGCAGGACTGCCAACGTGA
- a CDS encoding Maf family protein: MTTLVHETAPPLVLASQSPFRRAMMEKAGLVFATDAARIDEDEIKRAMQAEGASAADVAIKLAESKARRVAPRHPGAIVIGSDQMLDCNGVWFDKPADRAHATAHLQALAGKTHRLETAAVAFRNGTRVWHHVEAARLTMRPLEAAFIERYLDAAGENAYLSVGAYQLEGLGAQLFSRVDGDFFTILGLPLLPLLGFLRANGVVPD, translated from the coding sequence GTGACCACACTGGTGCATGAAACCGCTCCGCCTTTGGTGCTTGCCTCGCAAAGTCCGTTCCGCCGGGCGATGATGGAAAAGGCCGGGCTTGTCTTCGCGACCGATGCAGCGCGCATCGACGAAGACGAAATCAAGCGTGCGATGCAAGCCGAGGGTGCGAGTGCTGCCGACGTGGCAATCAAGCTTGCCGAAAGCAAGGCACGTCGCGTCGCCCCGCGCCATCCGGGGGCAATTGTGATCGGCTCGGACCAAATGCTCGACTGCAACGGCGTATGGTTCGACAAGCCGGCCGACCGCGCACATGCAACCGCCCATCTGCAAGCGTTGGCTGGCAAGACGCATCGCTTGGAAACCGCGGCCGTTGCGTTTCGCAACGGCACGCGCGTTTGGCACCATGTTGAAGCGGCCCGCCTTACCATGCGCCCGCTTGAGGCTGCTTTCATCGAGCGATATCTCGATGCAGCCGGCGAAAATGCGTATCTGTCGGTCGGCGCCTATCAGCTTGAAGGTCTCGGCGCGCAGCTGTTTTCGCGCGTCGACGGCGATTTTTTCACGATCCTCGGTTTGCCGCTGTTGCCGCTGTTGGGTTTCCTGCGGGCCAACGGCGTCGTGCCGGACTAG
- the coaE gene encoding dephospho-CoA kinase (Dephospho-CoA kinase (CoaE) performs the final step in coenzyme A biosynthesis.) — protein MRVLGLTGSIAMGKSTAARLLRRLHIPVHDADAAIHTLLAAGGAGVAPVAAAFPGVEARGAIDRQLLGKQVFADPSALRRLEAILHPLAANAGRRFVATHARNRRRVVCLDVPLLLETASVRRCDFVVVVSASAMLQRQRALARPGMTQEKLAGILARQMPDAVKRRRADLVAISGLGLLATLRALKKALRLAKTSPQRRQVF, from the coding sequence ATGCGCGTTCTCGGGCTCACGGGTTCGATCGCGATGGGCAAATCGACGGCCGCCCGGCTGCTGCGCCGTTTGCACATCCCCGTCCACGATGCCGATGCGGCGATCCATACATTGCTGGCCGCTGGCGGAGCGGGTGTGGCGCCGGTCGCAGCTGCGTTTCCGGGTGTCGAAGCCAGGGGCGCTATCGATCGGCAGCTCTTGGGCAAGCAGGTCTTCGCAGACCCTTCTGCTTTGCGGCGGCTTGAGGCCATTTTGCATCCGCTGGCCGCAAATGCCGGCCGCCGTTTCGTGGCGACGCATGCGCGCAATCGTCGCCGTGTTGTATGCCTCGATGTGCCGCTGTTGCTCGAAACTGCGTCGGTGCGGCGCTGCGATTTTGTCGTCGTCGTATCGGCGTCGGCGATGCTGCAGCGGCAGCGCGCCCTCGCCCGCCCCGGCATGACGCAAGAAAAGCTCGCGGGTATTCTCGCCCGCCAAATGCCGGACGCGGTCAAGCGTCGGCGTGCCGATTTGGTCGCGATCTCGGGCCTTGGGCTTCTAGCAACCTTGCGCGCGCTCAAAAAAGCGCTACGACTGGCGAAGACATCCCCGCAACGACGGCAGGTTTTCTGA